From the genome of Pseudomonas putida:
CCAGCACCTGGACGTTGCCCAGGCCAAGGCGCTGGCGGTTGCGTTCGGCCAGGGCCACGGCCTCCTCGACCCGGTCCACGGCCGTCACCTGCCAGGCCGGGCGATCATGGGCCAGTGCCAGGGCGATGGCACCGGTACCGGTGCCCAGGTCGAGCACCTTGGCCGAGGTGGCCGCCTGCAACTCCAGCGCGGCCTCGACCAGCAGTTCGGTGTCCGGGCGTGGGATCAGGGTGTGCGGAGCCACTTCCAGGTCGAGCTTCCAGAAACCCTGCTGGCCAAGGATGTAGGCCACCGGCTCACCGGCACGGCGCCGCTGCAGGTAGCCGGCGAAGGTTTCGGCGGCCTCGCGGCTGACGATGCGCTCGGGCCAGGTGTGCAGGAAGCTGCGCGACTTGCCGATGGCGGCGGCCAGCAGCAGCTCGGCGTCCAGGCGCTCGCTGGGCGAGTCGGGCAGCTGCGCGTTGCGCAGCAGGCTGGCGATGATGGTCATTAGTCCCCCAGGGCCGCCAGTTGATCGGCCTGGTATTCGGCCAGCAAAGGCTCGA
Proteins encoded in this window:
- the prmC gene encoding peptide chain release factor N(5)-glutamine methyltransferase, giving the protein MTIIASLLRNAQLPDSPSERLDAELLLAAAIGKSRSFLHTWPERIVSREAAETFAGYLQRRRAGEPVAYILGQQGFWKLDLEVAPHTLIPRPDTELLVEAALELQAATSAKVLDLGTGTGAIALALAHDRPAWQVTAVDRVEEAVALAERNRQRLGLGNVQVLASHWFGALGGQRFDLIISNPPYIAAADPHLAAGDVRFEPSSALVAGTDGLDDLRLIVDQAPEHLLPGGRLLLEHGYDQAEAVRRLMTERGFAEVESRRDLGGHERMTLGRLPC